GCGAACTGGTGCTACCGCGTCTGGTTCCGGGGACGGATCCGGAATCCGAGAAGACCGGCAATGTGTTGCTTGACCACCTGCTCGGTGCGCAGGTGCACATCGTCGACGATTACGATGCTGCGGCGGAGCGAGTGGGAGAGGTCAACGAACGCGTGCTGGCGGGCGGAGGCAAGCCGGCGTTCATCCCGCCGGGTGGATCGACAGAGATCGGGTCACTGGGTTTCGCTGCTGCGGCCGTCGAGATGCGCGATCAACTCGAGAGCGCGGATCTGCACATCGATCGCATCGTTCTCGCAGTCAGTAGCGGGGGGACTCAGGCTGGACTTGTCGCGGGCCTGGCGATGTTGGACCTCGATGTTCCCGTGACTGGAATCTGCGTATATGCCGACGCAGAGGAGACGCACGCGACGGTCGCCTCGCTGGTCGAAACCACGGCCGACCGGCTGGAAATCCCGACGCCACCGGATGAGAGCATTCGCGTCGATGGGAAATACCTCGGGGACGGGTACGGCGTACCCACGAATGCGACGACGGATGCGCTGCACGTCTGCGCGCGCGTCGAGGGCCTACTACTCGACCCGGTGTACACGGGAAAGGCGATGGGCGGTCTGATCGAGGCGATTCGGGAAGGGGAAATCGGTCCAGGCGAAAACGTGTTGTTCTGGCACACGGGGGGGGCGCCCGCGCTATTCGCCTACCCGACGGCAGTCTGATTGCTCAGGCGCTCGGTTCGTATCCCAGGTTGGAGACCAGCCAGCGTTCGACGAATTCGCGGGTTTCGCCCAATCGCTTGGCGTAATCACTCACCTGGTCCCGATCGATCCGGCCGATACTGAACAAGCGGCTTTGCGGATGCGCCAGGATCAATCCGCTGACGCTGGCCGCTGGAGTCATGGCGTAGCTCTCGGTCAGGTCCATTCCCCGTTCGCGCGCTCCCAGGAGGTCAAAAAGTCTGGACTTGAGTGTGTGGTCTGGGCAGGCGGGGTAGCCGAAGGCGGGCCGGATGCCGCGGAAGTTTTCATTTCGCAGATCGTCCCGGCTCAGGTCCTCATCGCGACCGAAGATCCAGTCGCGGCGCGCGCGTTCGTGCACCAGTTCCGCAAAGGCCTCGGCCAGTCGATCGGCCAGCGCTCGGACCATGATCGCGTGATAGTCGTCGTGCTCGCGTTCGTACTCGGAGATGATTTCCGAAGCACCCAGTCCAGCGGTGACGGCAAACGCACCCATGTGGTCGCGCAAGCCAGATTCC
The sequence above is a segment of the bacterium genome. Coding sequences within it:
- a CDS encoding D-cysteine desulfhydrase family protein, encoding MPHQKLDRFKTVKLGHWPTPLEPLDRLSALLGGPSLFVKRDDCSGLALGGNKVRKLEYLLADAIAQGADTIITVGGVQSNHARQTAAAAARVGLACELVLPRLVPGTDPESEKTGNVLLDHLLGAQVHIVDDYDAAAERVGEVNERVLAGGGKPAFIPPGGSTEIGSLGFAAAAVEMRDQLESADLHIDRIVLAVSSGGTQAGLVAGLAMLDLDVPVTGICVYADAEETHATVASLVETTADRLEIPTPPDESIRVDGKYLGDGYGVPTNATTDALHVCARVEGLLLDPVYTGKAMGGLIEAIREGEIGPGENVLFWHTGGAPALFAYPTAV